In the Sarcophilus harrisii chromosome 3, mSarHar1.11, whole genome shotgun sequence genome, one interval contains:
- the IRS2 gene encoding insulin receptor substrate 2: MASPPLNGLLTPANSSNGGGGGGGGGSGGGSTNLNNNNNNNNHSVRKCGYLRKQKHGHKRFFVLRGPGSGSEEQGGGGSGGQPPLPARLEYYENEKKWKNKSGAPKRVIALDSCLNINKRADAKHKYLIALYTKDEYFAVAAENEQEQEGWYRALTDLLNEGKAAYDSNSLYPHCLSSGASSASASSCSASLPGSGGSGSFGAAAEDLHYGLITPATAAYREVWQVNLKPKGLGQSKNLTGVYRLCLSARTIGFVKLNCEVPSVTLQLMNIRRCGHSDSFFFIEVGRSASTGPGELWMQADDSVVAQNIHETILEAMKALKELFEFRPRSKSQSSGSSSTHPISVPGTRRHHHHLVNLPPSQTGLLRRSRTDSLAATPPASGAPIGTQAPGAGKCSSCRVRTASEGDGSSGGGGVSCRPVSVAGSPMSPGPVRTPLSRSHTLSSSCSASMRPSKMMLAPAGGPLQHSRSMSMPVSHSPPSATSPGSLSSSSGHGSASYSLPQGQHPHPHQIHHHQGQRPSSGSASASGSPSDPGFMSLDEYGSSPGDLRAFCSNRSNTPESIAETPPARDGSGTELYGYMTMERPLSLGGRTYRRVSGEGATDLDKGHRKRTYSLTTPARQRAVPQVSSASLDEYTLMRASFTGSSSRLYPASSPKVTYNPYPEDYGDIEIGSHRSSSSNLGADDGYMPMTPGVAPMTGGSIGSCKSDDYMPMSPTSVSAPKQILQPRMAVASLAAGAASQAASSATCGRGSPLNGSSYKTSSPAESSPEDSGYMRMWCGSKLSVESSEGKLLPNGDYLNMSPSDAGASLTPPDFFYDSVPLPGGGEPPKGVPGCCYSSLPRSYKTPCPRNGDSDQYVFMNSPVGRRIVEEEQEQPRLQPLPTTATPCTESTRPFVSNGGSHSQPHHLVPSTVRQSGSSSGNNNRPENFLIQRCRAVRPTRLSLEGLRTLPSMHEYPLPPEPKSPGEYINIDFSESGAHLSPPPPPLLTSAASSSSLLSASSPASSMGSGTPGTSGDSRRRSPLSDYMNLGFGSPKSPKSGTEGGGSVGSLDALMSPEASSPCPPLPTPPASSSTSSSQQQQQLPPPPPPGELYRLPPASSTCHPAPVSASSSSCPPETGDSGDYTEMAFGIAATPPQPIAAPPKPESARVTSPTSGVKRLSLMEQVSGVEAFLLASPPPDPHRGAKVIRADPQGGRRRHSSETFSSTTTVTPVSPSFAHNPKRHNSASVENVSLRKSSEGPNGSGGESLGGGEEEPSTSPHLRQPSLPLPPQPQQPRWAQNQPGALVGCPGSSGSPMCRETSAGFQNGLNYIAIDVRDEAGLLLQQQQQSGDKSTWTRTRGLSGLISGGNGSNAGGCVGPGSGPLPTANTYASIDFMSHHLKEATAVKE, from the coding sequence ATGGCCAGCCCGCCACTAAACGGGCTCCTGACCCCGGCGAATTCCTCCAacggaggaggcggcggcggcggcggcggcagtgGAGGCGGCAGCACCaacctcaacaacaacaacaacaacaacaaccacagcGTGAGGAAGTGCGGCTACCTGAGGAAGCAAAAACATGGGCATAAACGCTTTTTCGTACTGCGGGGCCCCGGGAGCGGCAGTGAAGAGCAGGGCGGTGGGGGGTCCGGAGGACAGCCACCCCTGCCCGCGAGGCTGGAGTACTACGAGAATGAGAAAAAGTGGAAGAACAAGTCAGGGGCCCCGAAAAGGGTGATCGCCTTAGACTCCTGCCTCAACATCAACAAGCGGGCAGACGCCAAGCACAAGTATCTGATCGCCCTCTACACCAAGGACGAGTACTTCGCTGTGGCCGCCgaaaatgagcaggagcaggagggCTGGTACCGGGCGCTCACGGACCTGCTCAATGAGGGCAAAGCTGCCTACGACTCGAACTCGCTCTACCCTCACTGCCTCTCGTCCGGCGCCTCGTCGGCCAGCGCCTCATCCTGCAGCGCCTCCCTGCCGGGTTCGGGCGGCAGCGGCTCCTTTGGGGCAGCGGCTGAGGATCTCCATTACGGGCTGATCACCCCGGCCACCGCTGCTTACCGGGAGGTCTGGCAGGTAAACTTGAAACCCAAAGGGCTGGGACAGAGCAAAAACCTGACAGGGGTGTACCGGCTCTGCCTTTCCGCGCGCACCATCGGTTTTGTGAAGCTCAACTGCGAGGTGCCGTCGGTCACTCTGCAGCTGATGAACATCCGACGCTGCGGCCACTCAGACAGCTTCTTCTTCATCGAGGTAGGGCGCTCTGCGTCCACGGGTCCTGGCGAGCTCTGGATGCAGGCGGATGACTCTGTGGTGGCCCAGAACATCCATGAAACCATCCTGGAGGCCATGAAAGCCCTGAAGGAGCTGTTCGAATTCCGTCCCCGCAGTAAGAGCCAGTCCTCCGGCTCCTCTTCCACCCACCCTATCAGCGTCCCAGGCACCCGGCGTCACCACCACCATCTGGTCAACCTGCCCCCCAGCCAGACCGGGCTCCTTCGCCGATCCCGGACCGACAGTCTGGCCGCCACGCCTCCTGCCTCCGGTGCTCCCATTGGGACTCAGGCCCCAGGAGCTGGGAAATGTAGCTCTTGTCGGGTACGCACAGCCAGCGAGGGGGATGGCAGCAGCGGGGGCGGAGGGGTGAGTTGCAGGCCCGTTTCAGTGGCCGGCAGCCCCATGAGTCCCGGCCCGGTGAGGACTCCCCTAAGCAGGTCTCATACTCTGAGCAGCAGCTGCAGCGCCTCCATGCGACCTAGTAAGATGATGTTAGCCCCTGCAGGGGGCCCCCTGCAGCACAGCAGATCCATGTCTATGCCCGTATCCCATTCCCCTCCGTCTGCCACCAGCCCTGGCAGCCTCTCGTCCAGCAGCGGGCATGGCTCAGCTTCTTACTCCTTGCCTCAAGGACAGCATCCACATCCACACCAAATTCATCACCACCAGGGCCAGCGGCCCTCTAGTGGCAGTGCTTCTGCTTCTGGCTCCCCCAGTGACCCAGGCTTCATGTCCTTGGACGAATATGGCTCTAGCCCTGGGGACCTCCGGGCTTTCTGCAGCAACCGAAGCAACACTCCCGAGTCCATAGCTGAGACCCCCCCAGCAAGAGATGGCAGTGGGACTGAACTATATGGATACATGACCATGGAGAGGCCCCTAAGTTTAGGTGGCCGAACCTACCGAAGGGTATCTGGGGAGGGGGCCACAGACTTGGACAAAGGTCACAGAAAGAGGACTTACTCTCTGACCACACCTGCTCGCCAACGGGCAGTGCCCCAAGTGTCCTCTGCCTCCCTTGATGAATATACTCTGATGCGGGCAAGCTTTACAGGCAGCTCAAGCCGCCTTTACCCAGCCTCATCTCCCAAAGTGACCTATAACCCATACCCAGAGGACTATGGGGACATTGAGATTGGCTCCCATCGGAGCTCCAGCAGTAATCTTGGAGCAGATGATGGCTACATGCCCATGACTCCTGGAGTGGCTCCAATGACAGGGGGCAGCATTGGAAGCTGCAAAAGCGATGACTATATGCCCATGAGTCCCACCAGTGTCTCTGCTCCCAAACAAATACTGCAACCACGGATGGCAGTAGCCTCCCTTGCTGCAGGTGCGGCATCCCAGGCAGCCTCATCAGCAACATGTGGTAGAGGCTCTCCACTGAATGGCAGTAGTTACAAGACCAGTTCTCCAGCTGAAAGCTCTCCGGAGGACAGTGGGTACATGCGGATGTGGTGTGGTTCCAAGCTCTCAGTGGAAAGCTCTGAGGGCAAGCTACTTCCCAATGGGGATTACCTTAACATGTCCCCTAGTGATGCTGGAGCTTCTCTTACACCACCTGACTTCTTCTATGACTCAGTCCCATTGCCTGGTGGTGGAGAGCCACCCAAAGGAGTCCCAGGCTGCTGTTACAGTTCACTGCCCCGTTCCTACAAAACACCCTGTCCTCGAAATGGGGATAGTGACCAATATGTATTCATGAATTCTCCAGTGGGGAGGAGGATTGTGGAAGAGGAGCAAGAGCAACCAAGACTACAGCCACTGCCCACCACAGCTACACCCTGCACTGAGTCCACCAGGCCCTTTGTGTCTAATGGGGGCAGCCATTCCCAACCTCACCACCTAGTGCCTTCAACAGTTAGGCAGAGTGGCAGCAGCAGTGGCAACAACAACAGGCCAGAGAATTTCCTCATTCAGCGTTGCAGAGCAGTCCGGCCAACCCGTCTGTCCCTGGAGGGGCTTAGAACCCTACCTAGCATGCATGAGTACCCATTGCCACCTGAGCCTAAAAGCCCAGGTGAATACATCAACATTGACTTTAGTGAATCTGGAGCCCACCTTTCACCACCTCCACCTCCTTTGCTGACTTCAGCAGCCTCATCATCATCACTGCTCTCAGCTAGCAGCCCTGCCTCTTCAATGGGTTCAGGTACCCCTGGCACTAGTGGTGACAGCCGGAGGCGCTCTCCTCTCTCTGACTATATGAACCTTGGCTTTGGCTCACCCAAGTCACCCAAATCTGGCACTGAGGGTGGTGGCTCTGTAGGCTCCTTGGATGCCTTGATGTCTCCTGAGGCCTCCTCCCCCTGCCCACCACTGCCAACACCGCCTGCCTCCTCCTCTACTTCCTCCTcacagcagcaacagcaattaccacctccaccaccaccaGGAGAGCTGTACCGCCTGCCTCCAGCTTCTTCTACCTGCCACCCAGCCCCTGtttctgcctcctcctcctcatgTCCCCCTGAGACAGGGGATAGTGGTGACTACACCGAGATGGCCTTCGGCATAGCTGCCACTCCACCACAACCCATTGCAGCACCTCCGAAGCCAGAAAGTGCCCGGGTGACCAGCCCTACATCTGGTGTGAAACGACTGAGTTTGATGGAGCAGGTGTCTGGTGTAGAGGCCTTTCTGTTGGCCAGCCCACCCCCAGACCCACACCGGGGTGCCAAGGTTATCCGTGCTGACCCACAGGGTGGCCGCCGACGCCACAGCTCGGAAACCTTCTCCTCGACCACTACTGTGACTCCTGTATCCCCTTCCTTCGCACACAATCCTAAGCGCCACAACTCGGCCTCTGTGGAAAATGTCTCTCTCAGGAAAAGTAGCGAAGGACCCAATGGCAGTGGTGGTGAGAGTCTTGGAGGAGGTGAagaagagccatctacatctcCTCATCTTCGGCAGCCATCGCTTCCTTTGCCACCTCAGCCCCAGCAGCCAAGGTGGGCACAAAACCAACCTGGAGCATTAGTTGGTTGCCCTGGAAGCAGTGGATCTCCTATGTGTCGGGAGACATCAGCCGGCTTCCAGAATGGTCTCAACTACATTGCCATTGATGTTAGAGATGAAGCTGGTCTATTGttacagcagcagcaacagtctGGAGACAAGAGTACCTGGACCCGGACCCGTGGCCTCAGTGGGCTCATCAGTGGTGGAAATGGCAGCAATGCAGGTGGTTGTGTGGGACCAGGCTCTGGACCACTGCCTACAGCCAACACCTATGCTAGCATTGACTTTATGTCCCATCACCTGAAGGAGGCTACAGCTGTGAAAG